TTTCAGTACCTTTTTCCGGGGCGAATAAAATTCCCAGTGCAGCGCCAGCAGCTACTCCTGCAAGTAATGCTACTAAAATCTTAGTATTGTCGTTCATGACTTAGAAGTTTAAGTTTTAAAGTGTTATTTAATCTATATTAATACAAAGTACAGGCATTAAGTGTTTTGATTAATTCAAAACTTGATGAAATTGTTTGTAGTGCAAATCTCAAAAAAAAGAATAGATAAAGCAATTTGAAGCGATTCTTTTAATCGGCAACTCGGGTTACTCCTCATCGGTTGACATAATTCTTTCAAGCCGATCAGATGCCAGCTTACTGGTTTCATAAATGCGGACAGTCAGGATAAAATAGGAAAGCAAAAGAGGGCCTAAAACTAAACCCATAATCCCAAAGGCCGGAATACCGATAATAACGCCAATCACAGTAATTATGGGATGAATATTTCCAATATGTTTTGCTATCAAAAAGCGAATTACGTTATCGATATTCGATACAAGCAGAATCCCCCATAGCAAAATACCAATACCAGCTGTATTATTCCCGTTGGCGAGTGCTATAACGCCGGCTGGTATAAAAACAAGCGCCGAGCCTACTAAAGGGAGGAAGGACAGGAATATGGATATAACTCCCCAAAATACCGCGTCTTTTAAACCAAATATAAAAAAGCCCAGGCACACGAGGGAGCCTTGGACGATAGCAATGATTCCCTGTCCCAGAACATTCGAATAGGTTGTGTATTTCAATTCATCGGCAAATTTGAGCGCATTTTGCTCTCTGAAGGGCGAGTACTTGATCAACTGCTTCTCAAATGTTTCATAATTAAGGAACATAAAATAGAGCAGGAAATACATTACAACTATTCCCAACAGTAGTCCCGCTGCACCACCTATGATGGAAGGGAAAAGCTCTCCGGCATAGGACGTGGTCTTTTGAATAGCCTTTTGAAGCATATCAGGCTGATGTAGCTTGGATCCAAAGAAATCATCGATCCGCCGGGCAATCACCTTAAGCTTCAGTGGGTCCCTTTGAAACTCAGAAATTTTGTCGATCACCATAAGGCTTAGCCCGTAAAAAGGTATTACAAAAGTGAGGAAGGAACTGATAATGATGCCAATGCAGGCCACGTATTTATTCCAGTTCAGCGACCTGGTGAGATATACGTATACAGGCCTGAACAGGGTGTACATTATAACAGTACTCAACAATGAACCTGCTATGAACCTGAGCGAATATAAGATGCAGCATCCAAGGATCACCAGGATGATCAGGAGGATGTTATTACGTTGTTTATAGTTAAATACCGCCATATGGGTTGAGCTTTTCGATGATTACCAGGAACTGGCATCTTCAACCCCCGGTTCTTTCTATTCTTTCTTTGCTTCTTCAATAAGGGTTGAAGTCACCTGATTGATTCTTTCACAGTTCTTTCTGATAATGTCCAGCAGTTCTTCGTTCCGATATCTATCAGGGTTATTTTTCAGTTCTTCAGTAGCAAAATTTATGTTTGAAAGAGGATTGTACACTTCCCTGACCATGACATTAGCCAAACGGGCAACTGATATTCGTTTGTCGGATGTACCAGGTTCGCGCTCATTGTGCTTAATAGGCGGAATGTCATGCAGTATGGAATAGTAAAGCTCTTTGTGTCCATGTTGTGAAATCTGTATGAAAGAAGAGATACTGCAATATTTTGTTTTCCCCGAAGATGAAATAATTTCAAGTTCCATATCTTTTACGCTCCCGAGCCGTTCCATGGTATTATTAAAAAGCTCTTTATCCTCTGGGTTTTTATAGAAGGTGAAAAGAGTTTCATTATTAAGCCTGTCGGGAGTTGTATCTAAAAACTCTACCGCTGCATCGTTTGCCGCATAAACAAATCCTTCTGCATCGGTAATCATAATCGGATCTTTAGACCGTTCAAAAAGTATCCTGAACTTGTTTTCGCTGCTTCTAAGCTGGCCGAGCGTGTTATGATGCCTTAAAGCGTAGCGGATTGCCCTGGTGAGGATGTCAAAATTAAGCTCGTCTTTAGTGAGATAATCGGCGGCCCCCAGGCGTAGGGCCTCTTCATCGATCTTATTATCTCCTTTGCCGGTAAGGATAATTACAGGCTCTGAACAGTTAGACCTTACAGCCTCGTTCAGCAGGTCAAGACCGGAATGTTTACCGAGGTGATAATCAACAAGATATACGTCGTAATGGCACTTGAGCATTGCATTGATCGCCTCTGCATAATTGTTACACCACGATAGCTCGTAGGTGTTTCCATGCGCCCTGTGAGACAGAATGTCTCTGGTAAGGATGAAGTCGTCCTCATCGTCGTCAATAAGCAATATTTTAATGCGGCACATAACAATGACTATTCTAACAGGGCAGATAAATTCTTATCTTAGCTCCATTGCCTTCTTCGCCCTCTGCTTCAATATAACCGAGGTGGTTCTCCGTTATTTTTTTACATAGCGCCAAACCCAGGCCGGTACCTTCGTATTCTGTTCTGCTGTGAAGGCGCTGGAATAGATTAAAAATCTTTTCCGCATCCTGTTTGTCAAATCCAATGCCATTATCGATAATTTCAATCCTGCAATACAGCGCTTGTGGATTGATGTCACTGGTTCTGTTTTTTAGTTCTTCTCCATCTATATAAATTGCCTCAATTGTAATCAAAGGAGGGACTTCCGGCCTTGAAAATTTTAGTGCGTTACTTATCAGGTTTTGAAACAGTTGGCGCATCTGTACGGGGATTGCTCTCAATTGCATGTCCACCTTTACCCCAATACGGGCATTCTTTTTCTCTATAATATATTCCAGGTCGGAGAGTACATCGTTGATTACTTCTTTCAGGTCGACCATAACCAGTTCATTCGCTGATTTTCTTGCCCTTGATAATGACAAAATATTGTCAATAAGAAGTTGAAGTCGTTCAGCGGCTTTACGCATTCTGGCTATGTAGTCCTGAGCCTGATCGGGGAGCGAGTTTCCGTAGTCCCTCTCAATCAGGTCACTAAAAGCCTTTATTTTTCTTAGAGGCTCCTGTATATCATGAGAGGCAACATAGGCAAACTGTTCCAGCTCCTGGTTAGAACGTTTTAATTCTTCAACTTTGCGTTCCAGGTCGGCCCCGGCTTTTGCAAGTGATGATTCGCGTTCTTCCAGATTTTTCCAAGTCCTCAGGCTGGCAAGTTTTTGGGTTCGAAGGTGCTCTGCGATTTGTTTTTCCTTTTTTATTGCATGGATATAATTTAACACAATCCCCGCCAGTGGCGTAAGATATCCTGTAGCGCGAAGGAAGTACGCAGCGTTAAAAAAGACATCAAAATCCTCCCTGTGAATAGCCATAAAGACCCCAGCGAGTGCTGATGGTATAATGCTAATTATTATAATCCCCGAAAATGGTGAAGCAAACTTCTGTAGCGAATGGGGGAGAATTATAGATCCCAGGGTTAAATAGATTGAAAGGGTAAGTAGTTCGTATGGATGAGTAATGAATTGATTTTTATTGTGGAGGCCCGGAATGGTTTTCAGAAAGGCTGTAAGTGCAACCGCCGCAGTGAAAAAAAGAAAATAAGTAAAGATTAGAAATGGAACATCTTTATTGTTTTCCCGGATACTTTTGTTGGCGTTAAAGATGAAATAAAATGTGCTGGCTACGAGAATGCTGACATGCAATAACCTGCTTATCAGCCATCTGGAGTAGAGTCCATCCGAAAAGTCCTGCGTCGGCAAAACATCGTACGGCAGTGAATAGAAGACATCGTATAATCCAGTGATTGCAAGAGCAATACCGGCTGTCAGGCCCGATGCTTCTTTTCGGAACGCGTAATGTGCTAAAGCCAGGCCGCCTGCTATGAAACAAGACACGATGCCAAATATGAGCCAGGTGTGATATAACAGAAAGTTACTGAGATTGCCACCGGAGGGGGGATAATTTGTGTACTTAAGGTCAGCAGGATTGTTAACTCCAAGTTGGGGAAGTACAATGATGGCAGGAACGACGCAAATTGCCAGTACGGTTACCGTTAGTGCCGACGGCAGATTTAACCTGTTTTTGTAATGACGAATAAACAAGCGGTTCTCCACTCTTAACTTAGTTATACTTTATGCTACCGGCAATAAATTAACTAAGCTATGGCAATTCTTATTCCAGATTAATTGCCTTCATCTTGTTGTACAAGGTTTTCCGGTCTATATTTAAAATTTTCGCAGCTTTAGTCTTATTGAAGTTAACCTCTTTAAGTACCTTCAAAATTGTTTCGTATTCGGCTTCAAGAGCGGCATCTTTGAGGCCCCGCCTGTTTTCTCTGCTGTGTATATTTTCGACCGCTGTTTCGATGGCAGTTACCTTTGCAAAGGTTGATATTTCAAGAGGTAGTGCTTTAAGCTGGATTTCGTTTGTTTCTGTCAACAGGGTAGCGCGTCTGATAACATTCTTAAGCTCACGGACATTTCCCGGCCAGTTGTATGTTAGTAAACAATTAATTACTTCTTCAGAAAACCCTTCGATATTCCGGTTAAGCTCCTTGTTTGTAAACTTGAGGAAGTTATGAGCAAACAATATAATATCTTTATCACGCTGCCGAAGAGGAGGAAGATGAATGCTGAATTCGTTAAAACGATGGTATAAATCCTCCCGGAACTTTCCCTTCTGAATAGCATCATGTAAATTCTCGTTCGTTGCAATAATGATGCGGACATCCAGATCGATCTCCTTCGTTCCTCCTATTCTTTTCACTTTACGTTCCTGAACGGTACGTAACAGGGCTGCCTGTATCTCGTAGGAGAGGTTACCTACTTCGTCAAGAAATAAAGTTCCGCCGTTAGCCATTTCAAAATGCCCTATTTTGGTATATAAAGCCCCTGTGAAAGACCCCTTCTCATGCCCGAAAAACTCGCTCCCAGCCAGCTCTTTGGTGAGTGAACCGCAGTCCATGGCGATAAAGGGTTTGTCTCTTCTATTGCTTTTTAAATGAATTGCCTGGGCTACAGATTCTTTACCTGTACCACTTTCTCCTGTTAATATTACACTGTAGTTTGTGGGTGCGATCAGTTCGATTTGCCTTAATAGATCTTTAGAGGCTATACTTTCACCTACAATAAAAGTCTCAGGAAGTCCAATGCCGTTGCTCTTTTCTTTTTTGCCTGTTGTATTTATCGAGGTCGAAACTGTTTCTGGTCTGGATAAGGCCTCCTGGGTTTCAAGCGCTTTATTAATAGTGTTTAGAATCTCATCCGGATACAGTGGTTTGGTAATATAGTCGTATGCTCCCATTTTGATAAGCTCGACCGCGAGTTTGATATCAGAATATCCGGTGATGATGATTACTCCTGTGGACGGGTACAGAACCTTGATCTTCTTCAGTATTTCCCGTCCGTCTGTATCTTCTAATCTGAAGTCGCATAAAACGAGATTAAAGTTGTCTTTGCTCAACATTTCCATCGCAGAGCCGCCGCTGGTAGCTATATTAACTTCATATCCGTTGCGGGTTAGGAACTTTGATAATAAAAGACCAATATTTATCTCATCATCAACTATTAAAATCCTCTTCATAATAAATAGAAACAGTTCTATAAAGGTAATTTATAAAAATTATTTGGGAAATATATTCTACAACTTCTGCAAATAAACTTCAGTTTTTCCATAGTTTATCTTTGGTCTTCAACTTGTTTAGATATCTGACCCTTATTCTGGGGTTATACGTATTTTGTTGCAAAAAGATCGCGATATTCGAGTCTTTTGTTTTTTTATATGCTTTTTCGCTGCTGTATGCAGTTTCCAGGCGTTGCTAAACAAGGCTTGCCGCAGCCGGTATCGCGGAGTAAGCCTGGGTTTTTCGAGACGAGAATTTCTGAGGGCATGCGGCTCGTTGCGCTATCAACGTATCCTTTGATACATGATATTTGCGGGAGATCTTTCATGTGCCAGTTCATTGGCCATGAACTTCATATGCGGTTTTACATGGCGAAAGAATAACTTATATCCGTCACAAAGGTAATTAAGTCCCGCTTCGCCCATTTTTGTATTTGTAAATCTGTTTTTTGGACATTCGCCGCGGCAATACCTGTACACGTCACATTCTTTGCATTGACGAGGCAATGAATCGTATTTATCATTACCGAATTTTTGCTGTTCAGGAAGAAGAAGCATTTTTTTGAGCGAAGTATTATTAATGTTCCCTATTTTATATTCGGGATACACAAAATGGTCGCACGAGAAAACATCGCCATTGTGTTCAACGGCCAGGGCGTCGCCACAACGCTCATTAAATACACATACACCAGCCGGCATACCTGCTTCATTAGCTAATGTAGCATCGAATATTTGAACGAAATAACGTCCTACATCCCTTTTTACCCACTCATTAAAGATGGCAACAAGGAATTTACCGTATTCTAAGGGATTGACAGACCATGGAGCCAGTTCTGACTGGCCTTCATATTCCGGTAAAATGAGTGTGAGATCAGATGGAGAACAGTTACCGGCAATACGTTCGGCAATAGGAATGAACTGCATATACCCGCTACCCACCTGTTTTAAGAAAGTATACACTTCCAGGGGCTTTTTTGCGTTGACGTTATTGACTACGGTTAATGTGTTAAATTCAACCTGGTGCTTTTTCAGCAGTTCTATTCCTCTCATAACCTTTGCAAAGGTTCCCTGGCTTCCCTTATTAATACGATAAACATCATGGAGCTTTTCGGGCCCGTCAATAGATATACCTACCAGGAAGTTATAGTCCTTAAAGAATTTACACCATTCGTCATTTAAAAGAACCCCATTTGTTTGAAATGAATTATGGATGATTTTTCCGCTGCCGTATTTTTTTTGGAGCAGCAGGGCATTTTTGAAGAAATCCAATCCTAATAAAGTAGGTTCTCCGCCCTGCCATACGAAGGTTACTTCGGCGCCTGGCTGCTCATGGATATATTTTCGTGTAAATGTTTCCAGTGTTTCGTCGCTCATCCTGAAACTGGAAGCGCCCGGGTACATTTTTTCTTTTTCAAGATAATAACAATAAGCGCAGTCCAGATTGCACACCGCACCTGTCGGTTTGGCGAGCAAATTGAATCCTGAAAGAAGCCTTGTGTTCATTTTACGTTCTTTTTTCAAACTTAGAGAATTGCTTTTATATGCGGACATAATCTACAAAAACAATTTATCGGCTTTTATCAGACATGATAATGGCTACGCTGGTACGCGTTCAGAACGTTGTTCACATCAAGGACGATCTTGTGATGCTTTTAATTGAATGTTTAGTACTTTTGTAGCCTTTTAATGCTGTATATGAGCGAAGAACGATCACTTAATTTTTTAGAAGAAATAATTGAAGAAGATATAAAGAACGGCAAGCATGGTGGACGGGTCCATACCCGTTTTCCTCCTGAACCTAATGGTTATCTCCACATAGGACACGCTAAATCTATCTGTCTGAATTTTGGATTGGCGAAAAAGTACAATGGCCAGACGAATCTCCGTTTTGACGATACTAATCCCGAGAAGGAAGAAACCGAGTATGTGGATAGTATTAAGGAGGATGTGAAATGGCTGGGATTTGAATGGCAGAATGAGTTTTATGCGTCTGATTACTTCGAGCAGCTTTATGAGTTTGCAATACAACTTATAAAAAAGGGGAAGGCCTATGTAGACGACAGTACTCCCGATGAAATAGCAGAACAAAAGGGGTCGCCTACTGAAGCAGGAACTCCATCGCCTTACAGGGACCGCTCTATAGAAGAGAATCTGAAGTTGTTTGCTGAGATGCGTGAAGGGAAATACCAGGACGGCGAAAAGGTGTTACGTGCTAAGATTGATCTGGCGTCGCCAAATATGCATATGCGCGACCCGATTATGTATCGTATTCGTCATGCTCACCATCACAGAACGGGAGATGCATGGTGCATTTATCCGATGTATGATTTTGCACATGGACAATCCGACTCTATTGAGAAAATAACGCATTCGGTTTGTACGCTTGAATTTATTCCTCACCGTGCGTTGTACGACTGGTTTATTGAAGAGCTTGAAATATTTCCGTCGAAACAGTACGAGTTTGCACGTTTGAATATGACGTATACTGTGATGAGCAAACGCCGTTTACTCCAGCTGGTGAATGAGGGTTTTGTGGATTCATGGGATGATCCGAGAATGCCTACTATCAGTGCACTTCGTCGTCGTGGTTACACCGCTGCTTCGATACGTGATTTCTGTGAGAGAATAGGAATTGCAAAGCGGGAGAATGTGATTGATGTAAGTTTGCTTGAGTTTTGCGTGCGGGAAGATTTAAATAAAACGGCCTGGCGCCGAATGGCTGTTCTCGATCCCGTAAAGCTTGTTATCACAAATTATCCCGCGGGACAGGAAGAAGTTTTCAGTGGTGAGAATAATCCGGAAGAGGAAGATGGCGGAGGATCGCGTGAGATTCCATTCAGCGGAGAACTATGGATTGAACGTGAAGACTTTATGGAAAACCCTACTAAGAAGTATTTCAGACTGGGGCCGGGTTTAATGGTAAGGCTTAAGAATGCTTATATTGTTAAATGCGAAGACTTTGTAAAGGATGAACAGGGGAATATTACCGAAGTGCATTGTACATATATTCCTGAATCAAAGTCGGGCAACGATACTTCGGCGCTGAAAGTAAAAGGTACGATCCATTGGGTAAGCGTTTCTCACGCAGCAAAAGCCGAGGTTCGTTTATATGATCGTCTGTTCCGTGTAGAAGACCCGGGAGCCGAAGGCAGAGATTTTAGGGAATATATCAATCCTGAAAGCCTCCAGGTGATTCCAGAGGCTTATATAGAAGCTGACCTGGCAAGTGCCGAGCCCGGCAAAGGTTACCAGTTTATCAGGAAGGGTTACTTTACTCTAGACAGAGAATCTGAACCCGGTAAATTGGTGTTCAACAGAACGGTTACATTAAAGGATACATGGGCAAAGGAAATTAAGAAAGGATAAGGGAGTATTGAGATGTGAGATATGAGTGCTGAGATCGTTTTTTTTAAGTTTTTGATAGTCAGATCTCTAATAAATGTTTGGATTGCACCTCTCAATACTCATATCTCAAAACTAAACACCAGGTATATATGGCCACTCTACCTCCATTAGCTGAACGCATGCGACCTGCTTCGCTCGATGAGTATTCGGGTCAGAAGCACCTCGTTGGGCAAAATGCTATCCTACGGAAGGCAATAGAGAGCGGTAATTTGCCATCGATGATCCTTTGGGGGCCTCCCGGGGTTGGTAAAACCACGCTTGCGTATATTATCTCTCAGCAGTTACAGCGTCCTTTCTTTAGCCTGAGTGCTATCAATTCGGGCGTAAAAGATGTAAGGGAGGTGATTGAAAAGGCAGCGAAGCTAAAGGAGTCGCAGGATAATCTACCTGTATTGTTCATTGATGAAATTCATCGTTTTTCAAAGTCGCAGCAGGATTCATTGCTGGGGGCCGTTGAGCGTGGTCTCGTTACTCTGATTGGCGCTACTACAGAGAATCCTTCGTTTGAAGTGATTTCAGCTTTACTCTCAAGATGCCAGGTTTATATATTGAAATCTTTAAGTGAAGATGACCTGATTGACCTGATCAACAGAGCGTTAAGTGCAGATGAGTTTTTGTTGCATAAAAAAGTAACGATAAAGGAGCATGAGGCCTTACTTCGCTTGTCGGGTGGAGATGCGCGCCGCTTGCTGAATGTACTTGAACTTGTGATTAATGCAAGTGGGAAGGAGTCGGTAGAGATAACCAACGCGTTTGTTCTTGAACACGTTCAGCAGAACATGGCGCTTTACGATAAGGCCGGCGAACAACATTACGACATCATTTCGGCATTTATAAAATCTATCCGTGGCAGCGATCCGAACGCTGCCGTTTATTGGCTTGCAAGGATGATTGCCGGTGGTGAAGATCCTTTGTTTATTGCCAGGCGCCTGCTTATACTGGCTTCGGAGGATATCGGTAATGCCAATCCCAATGCACTGCTTCTTGCTAATAACTGTTTTCAGGCTGTGAATGTAATAGGATGGCCAGAATCCCGTATCGTATTGTCGCAAACTGTGACTTATCTCGCTTCATGTGCAAAAAGTAATGCCAGCTACGAAGCGATTAACCGGGCTTCTCAACTGGTTGAACGAACCGGCGACCTTTCAGTGCCTTTACATTTGCGAAACGCTCCAACCAAGTTGATGAAGAATATCGGGTATGGCACAGAGTACAAATATTCGCATGCCTATGAAGGTAACTTTGAGGAGCAGGAGTACTTTCCTAAGGGATTGAGTGGTACCGTGCTTTACGAACCGGGCAATAATGCAAGCGAACAAAAATTAAGAGAGCGGTTAAAAACATTATGGAAGAATAAATATAAGTACTGATCGATTTATTTTTTTACCTTCACACCTATGACCTCATCTTTTTTACAACATCAGTGGAAAGCATTCTGGCGATCTAAGAATACCGGTAAAAGTATCGCTGTCAGAATTGTAATGGCCTTATTGATCCTTTATCTTCTGGTTAATGTGCTGGTTCTTGCTTTCTTTCTCGACAAGATCTTTAAAGCTATTTATCCTGCCGCCGACGTTATAAGATCGTTCAATAGTTTTCTGCTTTATTATTTTCTCCTTGACCTGCTGGCCCGTTTTCAGTTACAGGAACTTCCTACACTGAGCGTCAAACCCTATCTGAACCTTCCTGTCAGAAAGAATCAGATTGTGAATTATTTGTGTTTGACCTCGTTGTGGTCGGGATTTAATCTTACACCTTTTTTGCTGACTTTGCCTTTTCTGATTAAGGTGGTGATTCCATCGGCTGGCGGCGCTGTATTTACAGCGTATGTGGTAACATTGCTGGGGCTCACTATGTTTAACCATTTTTTCAGCCTTTGGCTTAAACGGAAGGTGAACCTGAATGGCTGGTATATGCTTGCTTTTTTACTGTTTATAGCTGTTGTCAGTCTTCTTGATTTTAAATTTAAAGCTATTTCTATTTCGTCTTTTTCCGTTTTCATATTTAATCAGTTGCTTGTTTACCCGCTGTACATGTTGCTTCCGGTGTTGCTTGCCGCAGGGATGTACCTGGTTAACTATCGTTTTCTTAGGAGCAACTTATATCTTGATGAGCTAAGATCAGACAGCTCGGGTGAGAAATCATCTACAGAGATCCCTTTTCTAAATCGTTTCGGAATGGCCGGGCAGTTGACTGTAACCGAGCTAAAATTAATTCTCAGGAATAAGCGATCGAAATCTTCTCTTACGATTTGTTCAATGATGATGTTATACGGTCTTCTTTTTTACACTAACCCTGCTTTGGGCAGCAGTTATGGATGGAAGATATTTGCATCGTTGTTTATGACCGGCATTTTCATCATCAACTACGGTCAATTCATGTTCAGCTGGCAGTCGAGTCATTTTGACGGGATATTAGCACACCGCATTACAACAGAAGATTTTATTAAATCGAAGTTTATTCTGTTTACTATCTTTTCGGGCATTGCGTTTATCCTTACTATCCCGTATGTGTTTTTTGGGTGGCAGGTGCTGTTTGTGCAGTTCTGCATGTTCTTTTGGAACCTCGGTGTAAATACTTTGATTGTGTTGTTTTTCGCTAACCGTAATTACCGAAGAATAGACCTTTCTAAAGGAGGTACCCTTAATTGGGAAGGGGTTGGAGCTTCTCAATGGTTGCTTTCGCTTCCCCTTTTTATATTGCCATATGTGATTTTCGTTCCACTAAACTATCTTGGCTATCCGCTGATCGCCGTTACACTGATGGGGTTTGTTGGTTTAGTGTTTATTATCACCCGCACTATCTGGATTAATATGTTAGTCAAAAATTTTAAAAAGCAACGTTATCTTATTGCAGAAGGTTTCAGGCATAGTTGACACTTATGACTCCTCTATAAAAGATAGAAAGAAGAAATAAAGATTATCAGTAAGTTCTCCGTTCCCAAAAGTGATTTCAGTCATGATAGAAGTAAAAAAATTAATTAAGGTTTATAATGATGTACCGGTTGTAAATATCCCGGAGTTATCAATTAACAGAGGCGAGACAATAGGCCTGGTGGGCAATAATGGAGCCGGAAAGACTACCTTATTCAGGATGATCCTTGACCTGATACGGGCCGAGCGGGGAGAGGTATTGTCAAAAGGCGAAAATGTGGCTCATTCTGAGACCTGGAAAAACTACACAGCTTCTTATCTTGATGAGGGGTTTCTAATTGATTACCTGACTCCGGAAGAGTACTTTTATTTTATTGCATCTCTTTCAGGCCTTAGTAAAGCGCATACGGATGCAGAACTGGAGAAGTATAATGACTTCTTTAACGGCGAAATTCTGAACAAGAAGAAGTATATCCGCGATTTATCTAAGGGCAACCAGTGTAAGGTCGGGGTAGTTTCATGTTTGTTGCAGGAGCCTGAAATACTGATGCTTGATGAGCCTTTCGCCAATATCGATCCGAGTACGCAGATCCGCCTAAAGAATATGCTGCGTCAGATTAATCAGGAAAAGAACATGACAACGATTATCTCCAGTCACGATTTAAACCATGTTACAGACATTTGTCAGCGGATACTACTGATGGAAAAGGGAAAGATTATTAAGGACATCCAGACAGATAGTAATACAAAAGAAGAACTGGAAGAGTACTTTTCTGTTATGCAATAAACCTCACAATGTATGAACACTGATCTTACAGGAAAACGGGCCTTAGTTTGCGGAAGTACCCAGGGGATTGGGAAAGCTTCGGCTATTGAACTGGCTTCTATGGGTGCAAGTATAACATTAGTTGCGCGCGACGAAGAAAAGCTAAAGGAGGTGATCCGGCTGTTGCCGGTTGATGATACTGAGACTCACAACTACCTCGTAGCTGATTTTAACAACCCTGATCAACTGAGACAGGAACTGGACCATTTTCTTAAAGAGCACCCTGTTGACATTCTTGTGAACAATACCGGGGGACCTAAAGGGGGGCAGGCAATCGATGCAGACGTACAGGAATATATTCAGGCTTTCTCAAATCATGTTGTTTGTAACCAGATTCTCGCCACTGCC
The window above is part of the Arcticibacter tournemirensis genome. Proteins encoded here:
- a CDS encoding DUF5687 family protein; translation: MTSSFLQHQWKAFWRSKNTGKSIAVRIVMALLILYLLVNVLVLAFFLDKIFKAIYPAADVIRSFNSFLLYYFLLDLLARFQLQELPTLSVKPYLNLPVRKNQIVNYLCLTSLWSGFNLTPFLLTLPFLIKVVIPSAGGAVFTAYVVTLLGLTMFNHFFSLWLKRKVNLNGWYMLAFLLFIAVVSLLDFKFKAISISSFSVFIFNQLLVYPLYMLLPVLLAAGMYLVNYRFLRSNLYLDELRSDSSGEKSSTEIPFLNRFGMAGQLTVTELKLILRNKRSKSSLTICSMMMLYGLLFYTNPALGSSYGWKIFASLFMTGIFIINYGQFMFSWQSSHFDGILAHRITTEDFIKSKFILFTIFSGIAFILTIPYVFFGWQVLFVQFCMFFWNLGVNTLIVLFFANRNYRRIDLSKGGTLNWEGVGASQWLLSLPLFILPYVIFVPLNYLGYPLIAVTLMGFVGLVFIITRTIWINMLVKNFKKQRYLIAEGFRHS
- a CDS encoding replication-associated recombination protein A, which encodes MATLPPLAERMRPASLDEYSGQKHLVGQNAILRKAIESGNLPSMILWGPPGVGKTTLAYIISQQLQRPFFSLSAINSGVKDVREVIEKAAKLKESQDNLPVLFIDEIHRFSKSQQDSLLGAVERGLVTLIGATTENPSFEVISALLSRCQVYILKSLSEDDLIDLINRALSADEFLLHKKVTIKEHEALLRLSGGDARRLLNVLELVINASGKESVEITNAFVLEHVQQNMALYDKAGEQHYDIISAFIKSIRGSDPNAAVYWLARMIAGGEDPLFIARRLLILASEDIGNANPNALLLANNCFQAVNVIGWPESRIVLSQTVTYLASCAKSNASYEAINRASQLVERTGDLSVPLHLRNAPTKLMKNIGYGTEYKYSHAYEGNFEEQEYFPKGLSGTVLYEPGNNASEQKLRERLKTLWKNKYKY
- a CDS encoding ABC transporter ATP-binding protein; its protein translation is MIEVKKLIKVYNDVPVVNIPELSINRGETIGLVGNNGAGKTTLFRMILDLIRAERGEVLSKGENVAHSETWKNYTASYLDEGFLIDYLTPEEYFYFIASLSGLSKAHTDAELEKYNDFFNGEILNKKKYIRDLSKGNQCKVGVVSCLLQEPEILMLDEPFANIDPSTQIRLKNMLRQINQEKNMTTIISSHDLNHVTDICQRILLMEKGKIIKDIQTDSNTKEELEEYFSVMQ